In one Solanum lycopersicum chromosome 11, SLM_r2.1 genomic region, the following are encoded:
- the LOC138339660 gene encoding uncharacterized protein: MENQRFKAKDTHNAKFKTYLTASEYFLQQRNFEDCRNYALKAIEIDSNQTSPSQILAIANVLLLSTTINEHPNHYSILNLPLYTQNPQLIKTQFTNVTNLLNPNKNRYPFASEAFGFVLKAWSVLSNPTQKTRFDNDLKNRGEQKGSFWTVCPYCYYVYEFLKDYEDCCLRCPNEKCRRVFHGVPIVGPSPPPQVAEKGEYHCLGFSVLGSGTHPLWSPFVATKTNKNNVESGIAKKNNVDEFIEISDDDEDDNGGNEKSLGVEELFVETNGVKVDTGGDFKEKRRKMEGKSLNKVLGKGNKVKINEIVYNDDFETNENDVEFGNAGEKINENDVEPGNAGEKTTENTVEFFTRDDIYVMMQEEFDIGTLFLYE, encoded by the coding sequence atggagaatcaGCGATTTAAAGCAAAGGACACCCATAATGCgaaattcaaaacttatctcaCTGCCTCTGAATACTTTCTTCAGCAACGAAACTTCGAAGATTGTCGTAATTACGCCTTAAAAGCCATTGAAATCGATTCAAATCAAACTTCCCCTTCACAAATTCTCGCTATAGCGAATGTATTACTTCTCTCTACCACCATTAACGAACACCCAAATCACTATTCTATCCTTAACCTTCCTCTCTACACTCAAAACCCACAACTCATCAAAACCCAGTTCACGAACGTTACCAATCTGTTAAACCCTAACAAAAATCGGTACCCATTTGCTTCGGAAGCTTTTGGGTTTGTACTCAAAGCTTGGTCTGTACTTTCGAACCCCACCCAGAAAACCCGTTTTGATAACGATTTGAAAAACAGGGGAGAACAGAAGGGTAGTTTTTGGACTGTGTGTCCTTACTGTTACTATGTGTATGAGTTTTTGAAGGATTATGAAGATTGTTGTTTGAGATGTCCGAATGAGAAATGTAGAAGAGTGTTTCATGGGGTGCCTATTGTGGGCCCATCTCCGCCACCTCAGGTGGCGGAGAAGGGCGAGTATCACTGCCTCGGGTTCTCTGTTTTGGGCAGTGGTACTCACCCTTTGTGGTCACCTTTTGTCGCTACAAagactaacaaaaataatgttgaGTCTGGAATCGCGAAGAAGAATAATGTGGATGAGTTCATTGAAATTTccgatgatgatgaggatgataaTGGAGGAAATGAGAAATCTTTAGGGGTCGAAGAGTTATTTGTGGAAACTAATGGGGTGAAAGTGGATACGGGAGGTGATTTCAAggagaaaaggagaaaaatggAGGGGAAGAGTTTAAATAAGGTGTTAGGAAAAGGGAACAAAGTCAAGATAAATGAGATTGTTTATAATGATGATTTCGAGACTAATGAGAATGATGTTGAGTTTGGTAACGCGGGAGAAAAGATTAATGAGAACGATGTTGAACCTGGTAATGCGGGAGAAAAGACTACTGAGAATACTGTTGAGTTTTTTACGAGAGATGATATATATGTGATGATGCAAGAAGAATTTGATATTGGGACATTGTTCTTATATGAGTAA